A window of Dehalogenimonas sp. WBC-2 genomic DNA:
AACTTTGGCCGAGGGTGATTTGGATCCAACTTCACCAATATTGACGCTACTCGATGCAAACAAAGAACACATTACCAATGCCGTCGTGCAGCTCAAGATCAAACTACCCGAATCATTGGTTTCTCTTCTGCGAGACACCGAGATCAAAAATGCCCTTAAAGATGCCCATTATTTCGTCATCGCCCGCGATGTTGAACGGCAGAATCGCAGCCGCATGGGCGGAACAGAAGGCGAAACACTTACGCCAAGGCAGGCACTGGAAAAATACTTGATCATAAGGAATGTAACCGAAGCCCGGCGCCTGGAGCTTATGGCTTACGCCGAGAACATCTTCGTAGAAACAACAACATTATGAAACCTAAAATAAGACCAACACACCCGGGTTCGACTGCACTGACCTTGCTGAAAAGTCTCCGAGACGGCGGTTTCGGCTCGCGTCGCGATCTGGCCGAAGCCATTAAAGCTGGAAGAGTCATGGTAAACGGTAACATCGCCGAAAGCTACAGTATGCCTCTTTCAGACACTGATGTCGTAAGTCTGGATGAAAAAGTAGTATCACTAGCTCCGGCACAAAAAGTATACATGATACTGAACAAACCTCTTGAGGTCATCTCGTCCACTGAGGATAGCCACGGCCGCCGCACCGTGCTCGACCTGCTACCGGATAGCTATCACAAATTCCAGTTATTTCCGGTGGGCCGTCTTGATGAAGACACCACCGGACTGATCTTGTTGACCAATGACGGTGAGTTGGCCTACAAATTGACACACCCTCGGTTTGAAGTGGAAAAAGAATATCTGGTGGCCATAAACGGCGGCCTTTCGGTAACTGACGTTGAGAAGTTATCCGCAGGACTAGAACTGGATGACGGACTCAGCGCTCCGGCCCGGCTAAAACCGGTCATAGAGCGGCCGTATAACTATAAAATCATCATCCACGAGGGGCGTAAGCGCATAGTCAGGCGTCTTTTTGCCAGTCTGGGGCACCAGGTTCGGGCGTTGAAACGTATTCGCATCGGGTCGTTAGACTTGGGAAATCTTAAAGAAGGAGACTATCGTCGTTTAACTCCTATTGAACTCCGTTCGCTCCAATCAGTCCGCGCTCCGTTGGTAAAACGCACAGCTAATGGAAATCCTGTGGAAACGTTTCATAGAGTGAAACCAACGCCGTCACCAAAATCTGATTAAAGCGGCTGATTGATAGACTTAAGGTTCGGTTTGTAGCGCCGGACTTCCCATTCCCTGATACATTTGAGACCATCATCATCAGTCATCTCATGCCAGTATCGGTAATAGTAAGAAACATAGAATTTCGGCACCAGTGCCGTATGCACTGTAACCACCCGATCCGCTATCTTTTCCACTTTTCTGACAGCCATCTCAGACGCCACCGGCACGGCGACGATAATCCGAGCTGGTCGCCGTCTTCTTACTGATTCCACCGCCGCCATCATAGTAAAACCTGACGCCAAGCCATCGTCAATTATTATTGCCGTCTTACCTGTAACCACGGATAACTGGCGGTTATTGCGAAATATAAGGCTGCGCTGCTGTATGTCATTCCTGACCTTGGCCACCTGATAGTTAATTTGGGATTGTGTGAGTCCCAATGAGCGGACAATCTCATTGTTAAGTATCATTGTGCCGTCGTCGGCAACCGCGCCGAATCCACCTTCCGGTCTCAGCGGGATCGGAATTTTACGGGCGATGACGACGTCTAATTCAGCAGCGATGGCAAGTGCCACCTGTAAACCCACCGGCAAGCCACCATTTGGGATCGCAAGTACAATCGCTTGTTCGTTCTTGTAAGCAGTAAGTTTTTCTGCCAATTGCTTTCCGGCGTCGAACCTATTTTCAAATAATGGCTGCGGTGCTGGTGCGCGATAAACCATAAATGTCAGTCCTGCTTCCCGATGATTTTAAAAGCCGCTACGTCGACCAATCCCAAATCGGTCAGTTTCAACTCAGGGATAACCGGCAGAGCCAAAAATGACAGCGCGGCAAAGGGTGCTTGCAGCTTGACTCCTGTTGCCCGGGCGTGAGCTTCCAGGTTCTCAAAACCAGCAACCACTTCATCCAACGGTTGGTCTGACATCAGCCCGGCTATCGGCAGCGGTAGGCTGGCAAGAACTTTCTCTCCATTGACCACCGCCAGACCACCCCCCATTCTGATAACTTCATGGACTGCAAGATAGATATCTTCATCGCTGGCACCGATGGCGATGATGTTATGAGAATCATGAGCAACAGATGAAGCCAGTGCGCCTTCCCTGATGCCGAAACCTCTCACCAATCCTTTTCCAATATTTCCGGTGGCGTGATGACGCTCAACCACGATCAATTTCAAGGTGTCCTTACCGATGTCGGGAATTGAATTAACCTGCTCTTTGAGGTATCGGGTGACTATCTGGCCAGGCACAATTTCTATGACCGGTGTCGGACCCTCTGCCGGTTCCATTTTTAAGTCGGCTACGGTAAAAGGTTTAACGTTCATGGTGCGGTGAAGTTCATCAGGGGCTTTGTTTTCAGTTTGAAACAAGGATTCACCGTCTTTGGCAACCAATTTACCATCGAAGTATACGTGCTTAATGTCAAATTTTTCGAGGCTGTTTACAACCACAAGGTTTGCCTGGAATCCCGGTGCGATAGCACCGGTGTGCCCTAAACCGAAATATTCTGCGGCATTGATGGTTGCCATCTGGATGGCAATAACCGGATTCAGCCCTAGTCTTATAGCTTTTCTGACTATGGCATCCATGTCGCCGTCCCGTTTCAGATCGGCGCAACTACGGTCGTCGACGACGAACATACAGCGGCGGGATACTTCCGGGGTTACCAGCGGTAAAAGTTCCTCGAGATTTTTTTCCGTAGATCCTTCGCGGATCATGATATGCATACCGCGGGCAAGTTTTTCCTTGGCTTCGTCGATTTTGGTTGACTCATGGTCAGAACCGATGCCTGCGCTAATATATGCGTTAAGGTCTTTTTCCCTTAAACCTGGCGCATGCCCGTCGACAATGCCACTCAATGTGGATTCAATCTTATTGAGCACTTCACCGACTCCAAACAGCACTCCAGGGAAATTCATCATTTCACCCAAGCCGATTACTCCCGGCTTTCCAAGGACCTGAGCGACACTTTTAGCGTCTAACATCGCCCCAGAGGTTTCCAAATGGGTTGCCGGTACACAGGACGGCGCCATAACGTGCAGATCAAGTGGCAGCTTCTTCACGGAATCCAGTATATAATCGATGCCATTGGTACCCGTGACATTGACCAATTCATGCAGGTCTGTTACCACGCCGGTGGTACCCCTGGCTACCACCGCTCGGGCGTACTGGGCTATATCCAGCATTGAACTTTCAATATGAGTATGACCATCTATCAATCCCGGTATGAGATACTTACCGCCCAGATCAATTACTTCAACTGCCCGGTCGTAGTCTCCGACTCCGGCGATTACTCCGTCACAAACGGCAACTGCTATTTCTTCAATCTCTCCATTAAACACATTGACCACGCGCCCATTGCGGAATAACAGATCGGCCGGTTCTTCTCCACGGGCAACTCTTATCCTGCGCCGCACTTGGTCAATCAACGTCTTTTTCCTCTAATGTATATATATCCGGCAGGTTGCGATAATGTTGGGCGTAATCAAGGCCGTATCCCACAATAAATTTATCAGGCACGATGAAACCCCGATAATCTATTCCCACAGATACGCGCCGGCGCGCAGGTTTATCCAATAAGGAACATAGTTTCAATGATGCCGGTTTACGGCTGGTTAGATATTTTAGGGCTGCTTCAACACACAAACCTGTATCCACGATGTCTTCGACGATCAGAATATGGCGGTTTGTGATTTCTACCGTGGGATAAGTTGTAATTTTTACATCGCCACAGGTCGTCACATCGTCTCCGTAGCTTTCCAGCCGGATAAAGTCGAACTCAATGGGTATAGTCATTTCCCTAACTAAGTCGGCCATAAAAATCGTTGCACCATTAAGTATGCCGATAGCCAATAGATCTTTTCCCTGATAATCTACCGAAATGTGTTTAGCAAGCAAACGCACTTTAGCAGTAATTTCATTTCTGGGATACAAAGTTTTGAGAATAAACCGGCTGGTCACAGCCCTGAATTATAATGATAAGAAGATACTGTGTCCACCGAAAAAGTGTTCCCATCCCTTGAAAGCCATGTTATAATTGGCCTCATATATGGACGATTTGAACATTGCCGATAGTAAATTAACCTGTTCGCGATGTCATACCATCATCGATATATCATCTTCCTCCTCTACGGTCAGATTTTGTCCCGGCTGCGGTAATCGATTGGAGATGCCACCTCCGTCGGCTTTTCATCAACGGGTCAGTTTTTGCCCCTCTTGTGGAAAAGGCCTTTCTGCCCCGTTCGACTATTGTCCTTCATGCGGTGTCGACCTTAGTAATGTCCGGGAAGCCAAACAGCCGGAAATGATTGCAGCCCCCCCTTCTGCTCCCGGCGAAGTTGCCGCATCAAAGACAGCACGGTCGCCTCTTCCTGCCCGATCGGTCAATGAGGAGCGCCAGATTATAACCGATCCCAAACTCAAGAAGCTTTACAAACAATGGGCAGTTCATTCCGACTTGCCGGAGGATGCTTTACCTATAATGGAACATCCGCGTCATGTCACCCAGGCTTTTGTTCCTCCTGAAAAAGTAGCTTCATCATTCCAGTTGTCCGCTTTTCTGGCCGGCATCCCGCCTGTCTATCTGTTTATTGCCGGTACTGTGTTTGTAGCCCTTATCTTAATCCTTGCCATAGTTATAGCTCTATAACATCGAATGTACTCTCTATCCTTTTTGTGTTGGCAACAGCCGAAAGATATAATTATCTCTGTGTTCGACAAAAACCGATAGGAGTATAACTTTTTGATCATTAAAGTCGAGAATCTGGTTAAAGTCTACGGACCGATACGCGCTGTCGACGGTCTCAGTTTTGAGGTCGCCAAAGGTGAAGTATTTGGTATGCTCGGGCCCAATGGTGCCGGCAAGACCACCACCGTGGAAATTATCGAAGGTTTACGCAAGGCAGATTCTGGGAAAGTTACTGTTCTCGGGATGGATGTCACTAAAGCACCAAATGAGATCAAGCAGAGGATCGGCGCACAGCTTCAAACCCCGGCTCTAATGCCGTCGCTTACCGTTGAGGAATTGCTCGACGTTTTCGGCGCTTTCTACACCCGCACTATCCCGGTTGATGACCTGTTGGATATGCTGTCACTACAGGAAAGTCGCAAAGTGCTGGTCAAGAATCTCTCTGGCGGCCAGTTACAGCGTCTCTCTGTAGCCATGGCCCTCATCAATGATCCAGAAATTGCTTTTCTCGATGAGCCGACCACTGGTCTCGACCCCCAGGTCCGCCGTGGCATGTGGGGAGTCATTGAAGATATGAAGAAAAAAGGCAAGACCATATTTCTTACTACGCACTATATGGAAGAAGCCGAGCGCCTGTGCGACCGAATTGCTATAGTGGACCACGGAAAAATTATTGCCATGGATACCCCGCAAGGGCTTATTGACAGTAATTTCCGCGAAAAAGCAATTCAATTTGAGTTGGAACCACGGCCGTCTGAGGAAATGTTACGGAATTTAACCGGGGTTACCAGCGTCGCCACTGATCTCAATGATGTAGTAATTTACTCAAATGACATTACCGCAACCATGTCAGCCGTCCTCAAATACGCCGAATCACAAAATATCACTTCCCAGCTTAAAGACCTCCACGTACGGCAGGCCTCCCTGGAAGATGTATTTTTAAAACTAACCGGGAGGAAGATCCGAGAATGAAAGCCATCAGCAAACTGATCCTATCAAATTTCAAACAGTTCTTCCGAGACCGGACAGCCCTGTTCTTCACTTTTGCTTTCCCGTTGATTTTTATCTTTATTTTCGGTTGGGTATTCGGTGGTACCGACTCCATAAACTACAATGTCGGACTGGTAAATAATGATGATTCTCCGGTGAGTGCAGGTCTGGTTGAGGCCTTAAATCAGGTACCCGTCTTTACTATAACCGAGAACACTCTTGAAGGTACTCTTGATGCACTCAAAAAAGGGGATCTATCAGCCGCAATCGTCATTCCCGCCAATTTCGGATCCATTATCTCCGGGGAAACGGTGGCACTCACTGTTTATCATGACCCGTCCCAAACACAATCCACCCAAATCATCCTGCCGGTCATGCGCCAGGTCATTGATGGATTCAATCGTGAATTTACAGGCGCTCCGGTTCTTCTTACCCTCACCGAAGAATCCATCCTGTCATCCAATTTGACATATATCGATTTCATCATCCCCGGTATCCTGGCCATGTCAATCATGCAAAGTGGCCTTTTCGGGGTTATCCCGCTGGTAGAATGGCGCGAAAAAAAGGTACTCAAGCGGCTTGGTGTCACTCCTCTAAGCCGTTCCACCGTAGTGGCAAGTCAATTAGTGTTCAGGCTTGTATTAGCAGTTCTCCAAGCTGCAATACTGTTGATCATCGCAAACTTGGTATTCAATGTCCCGGTACTTGGCAACCTGTTCTTACTCCTGGGTCTGGTTGTCTTGGGCACCCTGACTTTCATCAGCCTCGGTTATGTCGTCGCCGCCCGCGTAAAAACCGTGGAAGGCGCCACACCCATCGTCAACCTTATCTCATTCCCGATGTTGTTCCTTTCGGGGGTATTCTTCCCTGTTGATATGATGCCTGATTTCATCCGTCCTGTTATTACTGCCCTGCCGCTCACCTATCTCGCCGACGGTTTCCGTCAGGTGATGGTTCAGTCTCCGCCTTTGTATTCGATGTCGGTTGACGTGCTGGTGCTGTTCGGATGGTTGATCGTTTGCATCGCACTGACGGTGCGTTTCTTTCGCTGGGAATAATCAACGTTACTTCGTTAAAAGACAAAACGGTCGTCCCAATTGGGACGGCCGTTAGTCTATCCAAAGAACCGCTACGCTCAATTAATCAGCATCGCATCGCCAAAACTATAGAAGCGATATCCTTCGTCTATAGCTTGGTCATAAGCCACTTTAAGCCCGTCCCAACCTGCAAAAGCGGCAGTCAGCATCAAGGGTGTCCCCCGTGGCAGATGAAAATTAGTTATCAGTCGATCGATGACCTGATATTTGAACCCTGGCAAAATGAACAATTCCACCCAACCCATAAAAGGCTTGAGCGGCATCCCTTTCGTCAAGGCAGCCCATTCCAGTGTTCTTACCGCTGAGGTACCAACGCCAAAAACTCGGCCTCCCGATACCTTCACCTCGTTTATCGAAGCAGCTGTCTCAGCTGAAAGAACAGCATATTCTTTGTGAATCAGGTGAAGAGCCGGATCCTCTTCTTTTACCGGTCTAAACGTATCCAATCCAATATGTAGAGTGACAAAAAGTAGTTTGATCCCTTTATTTTCGATCTTTTTTAGAAGTTCCGGCGTAAAGTGCAACCCAGCAGTCGGCGCCGCTACGCTGCCGCTGACTCTTGAATACACTGTCTGATATCGTTCCTCTTCTGTTTCCGATAGCTGGTGATGGATATAAGGCGGTAACGCCAGAATGCCCAGTTGCGCCAGCCGGTCTTCGTTTGAAATCAAGATGGAGGCGGTGCCGTCTTCATCTTTCTGCATAACTTGTAAGGTAACACCGCTATTAACCCCATGCTTGTCGAACAATTCGACGATTGTGCCGGCGCTTAGACGCTTCGCCGGTTTAATGAGAGCTTGCCATTCGTTCCGTTGCCGACGCAGCAAAAGCAACACTTCGACATGTGCCCCGGTATTGAGTTTACGGCCGAACAGGCGGGCCGGTATGACCCGGGAGTCATTGAAAACAAGGGCGTCACCGGGCTGTAGATATTTAATGATATCCACAAATCGGCAGTGCTCAATTGTGCCTGTACCGCGGTTGAGCACCAGCAAACGGGAACTATCGCGGGGTTTGGCCGGGGTTTGGGCTATAAGTTCTTCTGGTAGGTTATAATCGAAATCAGCGGTTTTCAAAGCGGCTAATTATAGCGGTAAACATCTCAACGATGCCATCAGATTAGGCACTTGGTATCCACAGCCACACAGCGGGAATACAGACTGCTCTGTTTTACCCCCGGTGACGCTTGTGTTATCCTTTCTACTTATGAAAATACTCATCTCCAATGACGACGGTATAAATTCTCCCGGACTGTGGTCTCTGGCAACTCACCTGAGCACAGTTGGGGATGTCGCCGTAGTCGCCCCTGACCGGGAACAGAGCGCCACTGGTACGGCACTCACTCTTCGTCAACCTCTCCGTGTTCGCAAAGCCGCTTCACCCTTAAATGGCATCGAATGTTTCGCCGCTGAAGGCATGCCCGGAGACGCCGTTATCCTGGGGTTGGATAAACTTATCCAGGGACCTATCAATCTCGTCGTCTCTGGCATCAACAACGGCCCCAACTTAGGTGATGATGTCCTCATCTCCGGCACCGTCGGTGCTGCCTTACAGGGTTACCTCAGAAATATCCCGGCTATTGCCGTTTCAACCGTCAGCATTGAATCTGAATACCTGGAAGTACCGGCCAGCTTGGTCGCCATCATCGCCGCTGATTTCGATGCCGGCAGGCTTCCGGACGATATATTTTTGAACGTCAATGTTCCAGACCTGCCGCTTGAGAAGATCAAAGGCATCAGAATTACCAATCTTGCTCATAAAACGAATATTGACAGTGTTCAGGAAGGGCACGACGGCCGCCGCGAATTCTACTGGCTGGTACGCCGAAAACTCGATTTTGAAGCCGCCGCCGATACCGACATCAAAGCTATAGAACAAGACTGTATCTCCATCACAGAACTCCACGCCAACCTTTTCCGCAAACCGTCGGTCCCGGCGCTGGACATTCTTTGTCAGGAGTGGTTTTTGAAACTCAAAGGCATAATTTAAAATATACCGCGTGTTTTTCTGTATCGCACCCTTAATCTGGTATAATACTTTTACAACTAGCCCGCTTGTATCCATCTGATGGAACGAGACGGCAATAAGCCTAGAAGAAAATGCCTTCTCTGCTATTGCCGGGGAGGTATTAACTTTTTATGTCTAGTAAATATCTGAAAATCGGAATCATCGGCGCTGGCAAGACCGGCACCGCTCTGGCGCTTGGTTTGAATCAGGCCGGTTACTCTATAGCAGGCATATCCAGCCGGACGTTCTGCTCAGCCGAAAAACTGGCTGTAAAGATACCCGGTGCCGTCGCGTATGACAATCCTCAAAGCGTTGCCGACGGTGCAGACCTGATCTTCATCACCACTCCGGACACCGCCATCTCCTTGATTGCCGACTCGATTTCAACACACCCCGATCAGATGATTTGCCACGTTTCGGCGGCCGATCCGATTGATGTTCTTGCTCCACTGCGACAACAAGGTGCCGTCACCGGTATTTTTCACCCGCTACAAAGTATAGGCTCCATGGAAAAGGCATCAATCTTACCCGGCATCACTTTTGCTCTTGAAGCTGAAGAACCTCTGCTCGGCATACTACGGCAAATGGCTTCGCGCCTGGGTGGACATACCGTGGAGCTTTCGGGAGACGATCGCGTATTGTATCACGCCTCTGCGGTTATGGTATCAAACTATCTTGTAACCCTGGTGAGTCTGGCTTCGAGTCTGTGGCAGAGGTTTCAGAACAGGGAAAGTGCCGTGAAAGCCCTCCTACCCCTTATTCGCGGCACCGTCGATAACATTGAGACCATCGGCATACCTGCGTGTCTCACCGGCCCTGTTTCGAGAGGTGATGCCGGGACGGTGAAGCGGCATCTTGTGGCACTTGCTAAAGAGGCACCCGAAATTATGGACCTATACCGATTATTGGCTATTAAGACGATCCCTCTGGCCTCAACAAAAGGCGGCATAGATGGCCTGAAAGCCAAAGAAATGAAAGAACTTCTGGAGGCCGTTTAATGAGAACCATGTTGAAAAGCAAACTTCACCGCGCTCGGGTCACCCGCTGCAATTTAGACTACGAGGGCAGCATCACCATTGACCGGGACCTGATGAAAGCTGCGGACATTCTGCCGTTTGAACAGGTTCAGGTGCTCAACCTCAACAACAGCGCCCGTTTCGCCACTTATGCTATTGAAGGCGAGGCTGGTAGCGGGGAGATCGGCCTTAACGGCGCCGCCGCCCGTTGCGCCTCTAAGAGTGACATCGTCATCATTTTGACCTATTCCCAAGTCGCGGAAGAGAAGCTCTCCAGTCATATGCCCAAGCTGGTTTTTGTTGATGAGCAAAACCACATTTCTAATGTAACACATGCTATTGGGGCGATCTCCTTTTAGGAGGAATTTATGAGAACTACCGTTCAGCAGGTCAGGGATTTAAAATCGAGGGGCGAGAAGATTGCCGTCCTCACCGCCTATGATTACACCACTGCCCAAGTTGTCGACCGGGCCGGAATCTCCGTCATTCTCGTCGGTGATTCCCTGGGCATGGTCGTTCTGGGT
This region includes:
- a CDS encoding ribosomal large subunit seudouridine synthase B, whose amino-acid sequence is MLKSLRDGGFGSRRDLAEAIKAGRVMVNGNIAESYSMPLSDTDVVSLDEKVVSLAPAQKVYMILNKPLEVISSTEDSHGRRTVLDLLPDSYHKFQLFPVGRLDEDTTGLILLTNDGELAYKLTHPRFEVEKEYLVAINGGLSVTDVEKLSAGLELDDGLSAPARLKPVIERPYNYKIIIHEGRKRIVRRLFASLGHQVRALKRIRIGSLDLGNLKEGDYRRLTPIELRSLQSVRAPLVKRTANGNPVETFHRVKPTPSPKSD
- a CDS encoding phosphoribosyl transferase domain protein, translated to MVYRAPAPQPLFENRFDAGKQLAEKLTAYKNEQAIVLAIPNGGLPVGLQVALAIAAELDVVIARKIPIPLRPEGGFGAVADDGTMILNNEIVRSLGLTQSQINYQVAKVRNDIQQRSLIFRNNRQLSVVTGKTAIIIDDGLASGFTMMAAVESVRRRRPARIIVAVPVASEMAVRKVEKIADRVVTVHTALVPKFYVSYYYRYWHEMTDDDGLKCIREWEVRRYKPNLKSINQPL
- a CDS encoding adenine deaminase, with the protein product MIDQVRRRIRVARGEEPADLLFRNGRVVNVFNGEIEEIAVAVCDGVIAGVGDYDRAVEVIDLGGKYLIPGLIDGHTHIESSMLDIAQYARAVVARGTTGVVTDLHELVNVTGTNGIDYILDSVKKLPLDLHVMAPSCVPATHLETSGAMLDAKSVAQVLGKPGVIGLGEMMNFPGVLFGVGEVLNKIESTLSGIVDGHAPGLREKDLNAYISAGIGSDHESTKIDEAKEKLARGMHIMIREGSTEKNLEELLPLVTPEVSRRCMFVVDDRSCADLKRDGDMDAIVRKAIRLGLNPVIAIQMATINAAEYFGLGHTGAIAPGFQANLVVVNSLEKFDIKHVYFDGKLVAKDGESLFQTENKAPDELHRTMNVKPFTVADLKMEPAEGPTPVIEIVPGQIVTRYLKEQVNSIPDIGKDTLKLIVVERHHATGNIGKGLVRGFGIREGALASSVAHDSHNIIAIGASDEDIYLAVHEVIRMGGGLAVVNGEKVLASLPLPIAGLMSDQPLDEVVAGFENLEAHARATGVKLQAPFAALSFLALPVIPELKLTDLGLVDVAAFKIIGKQD
- a CDS encoding hypoxanthine-guanine phosphoribosyltransferase, encoding MTSRFILKTLYPRNEITAKVRLLAKHISVDYQGKDLLAIGILNGATIFMADLVREMTIPIEFDFIRLESYGDDVTTCGDVKITTYPTVEITNRHILIVEDIVDTGLCVEAALKYLTSRKPASLKLCSLLDKPARRRVSVGIDYRGFIVPDKFIVGYGLDYAQHYRNLPDIYTLEEKDVD
- a CDS encoding ABC transporter ATP-binding protein, coding for MIIKVENLVKVYGPIRAVDGLSFEVAKGEVFGMLGPNGAGKTTTVEIIEGLRKADSGKVTVLGMDVTKAPNEIKQRIGAQLQTPALMPSLTVEELLDVFGAFYTRTIPVDDLLDMLSLQESRKVLVKNLSGGQLQRLSVAMALINDPEIAFLDEPTTGLDPQVRRGMWGVIEDMKKKGKTIFLTTHYMEEAERLCDRIAIVDHGKIIAMDTPQGLIDSNFREKAIQFELEPRPSEEMLRNLTGVTSVATDLNDVVIYSNDITATMSAVLKYAESQNITSQLKDLHVRQASLEDVFLKLTGRKIRE
- a CDS encoding ABC-type multidrug transport system permease component, translating into MKAISKLILSNFKQFFRDRTALFFTFAFPLIFIFIFGWVFGGTDSINYNVGLVNNDDSPVSAGLVEALNQVPVFTITENTLEGTLDALKKGDLSAAIVIPANFGSIISGETVALTVYHDPSQTQSTQIILPVMRQVIDGFNREFTGAPVLLTLTEESILSSNLTYIDFIIPGILAMSIMQSGLFGVIPLVEWREKKVLKRLGVTPLSRSTVVASQLVFRLVLAVLQAAILLIIANLVFNVPVLGNLFLLLGLVVLGTLTFISLGYVVAARVKTVEGATPIVNLISFPMLFLSGVFFPVDMMPDFIRPVITALPLTYLADGFRQVMVQSPPLYSMSVDVLVLFGWLIVCIALTVRFFRWE
- a CDS encoding S-adenosylmethionine:tRNA ribosyltransferase-isomerase, with the translated sequence MKTADFDYNLPEELIAQTPAKPRDSSRLLVLNRGTGTIEHCRFVDIIKYLQPGDALVFNDSRVIPARLFGRKLNTGAHVEVLLLLRRQRNEWQALIKPAKRLSAGTIVELFDKHGVNSGVTLQVMQKDEDGTASILISNEDRLAQLGILALPPYIHHQLSETEEERYQTVYSRVSGSVAAPTAGLHFTPELLKKIENKGIKLLFVTLHIGLDTFRPVKEEDPALHLIHKEYAVLSAETAASINEVKVSGGRVFGVGTSAVRTLEWAALTKGMPLKPFMGWVELFILPGFKYQVIDRLITNFHLPRGTPLMLTAAFAGWDGLKVAYDQAIDEGYRFYSFGDAMLIN
- the surE gene encoding 5-nucleotidase SurE; the protein is MLSFLLMKILISNDDGINSPGLWSLATHLSTVGDVAVVAPDREQSATGTALTLRQPLRVRKAASPLNGIECFAAEGMPGDAVILGLDKLIQGPINLVVSGINNGPNLGDDVLISGTVGAALQGYLRNIPAIAVSTVSIESEYLEVPASLVAIIAADFDAGRLPDDIFLNVNVPDLPLEKIKGIRITNLAHKTNIDSVQEGHDGRREFYWLVRRKLDFEAAADTDIKAIEQDCISITELHANLFRKPSVPALDILCQEWFLKLKGII
- a CDS encoding aspartate 1-decarboxylase; translated protein: MRTMLKSKLHRARVTRCNLDYEGSITIDRDLMKAADILPFEQVQVLNLNNSARFATYAIEGEAGSGEIGLNGAAARCASKSDIVIILTYSQVAEEKLSSHMPKLVFVDEQNHISNVTHAIGAISF